A region of the Oncorhynchus clarkii lewisi isolate Uvic-CL-2024 chromosome 29, UVic_Ocla_1.0, whole genome shotgun sequence genome:
AGCACTCCGGTAAACAACGTGCGCTTCTCGCGACCCCTCGCCATCTACTCTCCGGTGTTTGATCGCCGGTTCTTCGCGCTGCCGGTGAACGCGCAGGATGACAGCGTGTGCTGTGAGGGAGAAGGTGGCGGCAACGGGGCTAGTGATGAGGATGGCGAGGCCGACGTTACCGAGCAGAAACCGGAGGACCAGGTTAGACCGGATATCCCGCGTGAGGTTGTCAGGAAACCCCTACACCAGCCGCCCAAAGGGTTCAACTTTCAGGTCAGTCGTTCCCGGGGTTTATACTATGGGAGAATACGAATTCAGAATGTAATCGATTCTGAAACATGAATTGAGGAATACCTTATATTTTGTAGTGTTATCTGCAATGCGTCCAATTTGCCACCAATATGCCTTTTCTCTTTTATAATTCGCTTCTATTTGAAATGCCAGCCGTCTTGTATAGGATGTTGCATATTTAGAACTTTCGATTTGAATGATTCACTTGTTTCGTCTGTAGTTTCTGGAGCAGAAGTACGGATTTTTCCACTGCAGCCAGTGTAACGTCCGTTGGGAGAGTGCCTATGTGTGGTGCATCTCTGGAACTAGTAAGGTAACCATCAGTCACTGTGTCTCTGCCAACGGAAAAATTCTGATCAATAAGTTCTGGTCAATAAGCCTTCATGTGCTTCGCTTTTGTTTTGCTCTGAGGAACATGAGTAGACAGTAACACTATACACTCTGCCTTTTCTGGACTGTCCTTCaaatatttattacatttaaTGAATGACTTGTTTCCTCGTTAACATGGTCGTCTCATCACCCCCTCTGTGAACTCAGGTGTACTTCAAGCAGCTCTGTCGTAAGTGCCAGAATGGATTTAACCCCTACAGAGTGGAGTCTATCCAGTGCAAggtgagaggtgtggggggggggggaacacagCAGGTGCTCTGCATGGTGCCTATTTCCCTTTAGCCTCTGAGGTCATGCATTAAAACAAGGGGGGGGACTTTCTAGATTATGTAGCTTTACTGTCATTGTCTTATGTTATGGATACACAACCTACAGGGGAACTGACATGTCTACCCCTCTTCACCAGCAGGGGTCAATGTTGCTGTAAttattctcctgtctctcagGTGTGTTCCCAGACCCGGTGCTGCTGTGAGCAGAAGGAGAGGCACATTGACATGAAGAGACCTCATAGACAGGACCTGTGTGGCCGCTGCCGGGGAAAGAGGATTTCCTGTGACACTACCTATAGCTACAAATACATTGTCTGAACTTAAACCGTCCCTGCTACAGACCTaactacagatctaggatcagattgaGGCCCATCACCCAATCATCCATAACTTTTTGGTTGACATATCTGAATTTAGATCAGTGGTTAGTGGAAGATGGATGTAAAAACCAGTTTTCTAATCCTGGACTTAAAAGGGGTGCATGTTTTTTCCCTTTGCTTTAACACCTGACTCGATGAATATACTTGAGTTGATGAATTTAATTGGATGTTAGAGCTAGGGCAAACAATACATGTGCACCCCCTTTGGGTGCCCAGGATTGTGACGCATTGCCGtaagcacagatctaggatctgaTTAGGGAACTGCCAATCCTAAACTTACTGCCCTTGGTGGGATGCACAACCTGACTTTATACCAGTATCTAGAGCCACAGTATCCTACTCTGAGCCTTCCCACATGACAGGCTAAACAACACTATGCCACAGAGGTAGTTGACCTTAACCAcatatctaggatcaggtcaACCTTCCTCCGATCCTATCCACGGTTGTTAGGGAGGTGCAGTGGTCAACTTGTTTCTTACCTGCCAAGATCCTGTCCACGTCTTAAATAGTCTGCCTCATAACTTTTATACTCTTTCCACCGTGATCAACTGAGTGACTCaactttttttgtaaatattaaATAAATTTATTGCAGCATTAACCTGTTTTTTTATGGATTTACTTGTTTTGAGGTGTTCATGAACCAGCTCATCCAATGCACTCTGCTTGTTTTGAGGTGTTCATGAACCAGCTCATCCAATGCACTCTGCTTGTTTTGAGGTGTTCATGAACCAGCTCATCCAATGCACTCTGCTTGTTTTGAGGTGTTCATGAACCAGCTCATCCAATGCACTCTGCTTGTTTTGAGGTGTTCATGAACCAGCTCATCCAATGCACTCTGCTTGTTTTGAGGTGTTCATGAACCAGCTCATCCAATGCACTCTGCTTGTTTTGAGGTGTTCATGAACCAGCTCTTCCAATGCACTCTGCTTGTTTTGAGGTGTTCATGAACCAGCTCTTCCAATGCACTCTGCTTGTTTTGAGGTGTTCATGAACCAGCTCTTCCAATGCACTCTGCTTGTTTTGAGGTGTTCATGAACCAGCTCATCCAATGCACTCTGCTTGTTTTGAGGTGTTCATGAACCAGCTCATCCAATGCACTCTGCTTGTTTTGAGGTGTTCATGAACCAGCTCATCCAATGCACTCTGCTTGTTTTGAGGTGTTCATGAACCAGCTCTTCCAATGCACTCTGCTTGTTTTGAGGTGTTCATGAACCAGCTCATCCAATGCACTCTGCTTGTTTTGAGGTGTTCATGAACCAGCTCATCCAATGCACTCTGCTTGTTTTGAGGTGTTCATGAACCAGCTCATCCAATGCACTCTGCTTGTTTTGAGGTGTTCATGAACCAGCTCATCCACTGGTGTAATGTAACTGTTTGGGGATTCCTTTAACAGGGCAACGAGAACACAACTGAGCTGTACGACTTTTGATTCCTATCAACAGAAGTGACCCGAAAGGGCAAACATTTTGAGGTCTTTATTTTGAGACATGGCATCAACTCAATGACTTCACAAAGCTGTAAAACTATTTACAAAGTGAAAACTGTCTTCCTCTACAACGCtttaaaaatgtgcttttctctTGACGCACACTTTCTCTCGCACACAAACGCATCTATCAGATAAAATATGAATCTTCTGAATACATGTCGTCCGTTACAAT
Encoded here:
- the LOC139388629 gene encoding protein ZAR1-like, whose protein sequence is MEGFMFSPYNFNGYPGCGTMMAPILHGNPKFKPHTWGKGSIYVPPEALDYLDVCKRAQLKAILSQVNPNLTPRLRKANTKEFGVQVNAQVDAMVQCSLGPKTLFYRERKFPVFSKSPVKCQQSPSAASSLDPKALPSTPVNNVRFSRPLAIYSPVFDRRFFALPVNAQDDSVCCEGEGGGNGASDEDGEADVTEQKPEDQVRPDIPREVVRKPLHQPPKGFNFQFLEQKYGFFHCSQCNVRWESAYVWCISGTSKVYFKQLCRKCQNGFNPYRVESIQCKVCSQTRCCCEQKERHIDMKRPHRQDLCGRCRGKRISCDTTYSYKYIV